In the genome of Leptotrichia sp. HSP-536, the window TATAGAACCCGCAATATATATTATATCTCCTTCCAGAATTGTAAAATCTCCGCTTGGTATAAATATTTGGTCACCTCTTTTGACGGTGCAAATTATTACTTTGTCTTGTGGATCAAATTCAAGGTTTTTTAACTGTGCTCCATTCAAGAAACTATATTTCTCGACTCTTATTGAAATAAAATTTGCTTTTTGCCCAAAAAAGTTTTCCACGCTTAATGCCACTGGGAACATCAGTTTGTTGGCAATATTTTTCGCTGATTCAAATTCAGGATTTAACATAAGCGAAATTCCCAGATCTTCCCTTACAAACTGCATATTTGAACTGTATTCAGGATTTCTTACTCTTGCTATTGTATATTTTGATCCAATTTTTTTTGCAATAATTGAAGAAATTATATTCAATTCATCTGATTCTGTTGCCGCAATAAAAATATCAGCAGTATCAGCATTTCCTTCAAGCAATGTTTCATAGGAAGCTCCATTTCCTACAAGTCCCGTTATATCGTAAGTTTCCACAAGTTTATTTAATACTTTCTCTTCTTTTTCAATCAGTATGACGTCATTTCCTTCTTCTGATAATTCACTACAGAGTGATTCTCCAACAACACCTGCACCTACTATTACTATTTTCATATTTTTTACCTTTTCTTTTTTATTATTTATTTTTTAGTTTTCAGAATTTTCCAAAAATTTGGCTACTTCTTTAGCATAATATGTAATAATTGCATTTGCTCCAGCCCTTTTCATCGCATACATCTGCTCCATTACAATTTTCATTTCATCAATCCAGCCCTTTTGAGCTGCAGCCTTTACCATTGAATATTCGCCTGAAACACTGTAAGCCACGATTGGAATTTCAAATTTATCACTTACTTTTTTTATTACATCAAGATACGCCATCGCAGGTTTCACAATTATAATATCCGCTCCTTGTCGTAAATCTTCGGCAACTTCATCTATTGCATCCTTTGAATACTGAAAATTCATCTGATAAGATTTTCTGTCACCAAATTGAGGAGCCGAGTCCGCTGCATCTCTGAAAGGTCCATAAAATGCTGATGAATATTTTACTGAATACGCCATTATTGGAATATTTTCAAAACGATTTTCAGCTAGAGCTTTGGAAATTTTCTCTACACGTCCATCCATCATATCAGAAGGAGCCACAATATCCGCTCCTGCTCTTGCATAAGAAAGTGCGGTTTTTGCCAAAACTTCCAATGTTTCGTCATTTTTTACATATCCATTTTCATCAAGTATCCCGCAATGTCCGTGGCTTGTGTATTCACAGCAGCAAATATCGCAGATTACGAGAAAATTATCATATTTTTCCTTTATAAACCTGACTGCATTTTGGATAACACCATTCTCGTTATAAGCTTCTGTCGCACAGGCATCCTTATTTTTGGGAATCCCAAAAAGCAAAATCGAATTTATTCCCAATTTTACCAGCTCATCTAGTTCCTCCGAAAGCCTGTCAATTGAATATCTAAAAATCCCTGGCATTGACGGAATCTCGTTTTTAATATTTTCACCTTCTTCAATGAAAATAGGATAAATCAAATCTTCTTTTGCAATGTAAACATCCTTTACAAGATTTCTTATCACTTCATTTTTTCGTAATTTTCTATGTCTTTTAAACATTACTGTTTCACCTTTTTTCATTTTATTTTTCTATTTTATCCAGAATCTTTTGAATTTCGCTTTTCATAGCACGTGAACGTCTGCAATTTTTTCCGCCTGTCGAAACTGCAATTTGAAATTCATCATTTTTTACAATTCCTCCAAACATCGCATTCATCTTGAATTTTGAAGACGCATTATTGACAAGAATACCGTTGGAATCACAAATTTCGGCTATATTTTGATTTAATTCCTCATTATCTGTAGCCGCAATAACAAAAAAATAATCTTTTACAAGCTCTTCTATTACATTTTTATCATTTTCAACTTTGTTGTTTACAATTTTTACATTTTCCAGCTTGAGAAACTTCTCTTCTTCCGTCCTTTCAGTAATAATTGTAATCTCTGCACCGTATTCCAAAATTTTTGTAATCTTTTTATACGCAATTTTTCCACCACCGATTACTAATACTTTTTTATTTTCTAAATTTATAAATAATGGAAACCACATTTTAATGCTCCTTTCACCTTCTGTTTGTTGACAATAGAATACCACATAATAAATATAAAAACAAGAGATTTACAGCATAATATTTTTTTCACTAAAAACATAAAAATTGCATGATTTTTTTTTACAAAAATGATAAAATATAGAAAATTCTTTAAAAAATAAAAATGAGAAACTTTCTAGAATCAACTTCAATCCTAGTTCTATTTTTAGCAATTTTATTTTAAAGAAAAGGAAAGGACAATTGTTAAATGACTGAAATCCTATTTATACGCCATGGAGAAACAAACTGTAATAAAAAAAGCCTATATTATGGATATTTAAATCCTGGATTAAATGAAACTGGCATACAACAACTGAAAAATACAAAAAAAAGCTCAAAAATTTGAATGAAAAAATTGACATTGTGTTTTCAAGTGATTTGAGAAGGTGTAGAGAAAGCTTGGAATTATTGGAAATTGATAAAAATATAAAACAAAATTTTTCAAAGGAGCTGAGAGAGCTTAATTTTGGAAATATTGAAGGCAAGACTTATAAGGAAATTGAAAAAAATTTTCCGCATTATATTGAAGAGATGAAAAATAACTGGCGATACTTCAAATCAGAAGGCG includes:
- the hemB gene encoding porphobilinogen synthase, with translation MFKRHRKLRKNEVIRNLVKDVYIAKEDLIYPIFIEEGENIKNEIPSMPGIFRYSIDRLSEELDELVKLGINSILLFGIPKNKDACATEAYNENGVIQNAVRFIKEKYDNFLVICDICCCEYTSHGHCGILDENGYVKNDETLEVLAKTALSYARAGADIVAPSDMMDGRVEKISKALAENRFENIPIMAYSVKYSSAFYGPFRDAADSAPQFGDRKSYQMNFQYSKDAIDEVAEDLRQGADIIIVKPAMAYLDVIKKVSDKFEIPIVAYSVSGEYSMVKAAAQKGWIDEMKIVMEQMYAMKRAGANAIITYYAKEVAKFLENSEN
- a CDS encoding precorrin-2 dehydrogenase/sirohydrochlorin ferrochelatase family protein → MWFPLFINLENKKVLVIGGGKIAYKKITKILEYGAEITIITERTEEEKFLKLENVKIVNNKVENDKNVIEELVKDYFFVIAATDNEELNQNIAEICDSNGILVNNASSKFKMNAMFGGIVKNDEFQIAVSTGGKNCRRSRAMKSEIQKILDKIEK
- a CDS encoding histidine phosphatase family protein translates to MTEILFIRHGETNCNKKSLYYGYLNPGLNETGIQQLKNTKKSSKI